TTGGTGCCGGCGACCAGATGCGCCAGGCCGCCTACCGGCTCATCGACCAGTTCGAGGCCGGCCCCCTGGTCCTGGCCCCCCAGGCGGCGGCGCCGGAGCCGGACGCGGGCGCCCCCGGCGCACCCAGCTTCGGCGGCCATCTGCGCCAGGCGGTGGACCAGATCTTCGCCTACGTCGACCGCACCAACTTCGCCACCCTCGGCGCCTTCGGCATCATCGGCCTGCTCATGGCCGCCATCTCCGTGCTGTCCACCATCGAGCGGGCCATGAACACCATCTGGCGGGCGGACAGCGGCCGGCCCCTGGGCCGGCGACTCATGGACTACCTGGCCCTCATGATCCTCTTGCCCGTGGCGGTGAACGTTGCCTTTGCCGCCGAGGCCACCCTGCAGAGCCAAAGCCTCCTGAGCCGGCTGCAGGCGGTTCTTCCCCTGGAGCTGGTCACCGGCCTCCTCCTCAAGCTCCTGCCGGTCCTGGCCGTGGTGGGCACCTTCACCATCCTGTACCGCTTCGTGCCGAACAGCCGGGTCCGCTTCCTGCCGGCCCTGGCCGGCGGGGCCTGCGGCGGCGTCGGCTGGCTGGCGGTCCAGGGCCTCTACGTCTCCCTGCAGGTCGGCGTGGCCCGGTACAACGCCATCTACGGCTCCTTTGCCACCCTGCCTTTGTTCCTGGTCTGGATGCACCTGGGCTGGGTCATCTTCCTGACCGGTGCCGAGGTGGCCTTCGCGGTCCAGGCCTGGCCCGACTACCAGCACCACGAGGAGCCCCTGTCCCCCCTCGGCCGGCTGGGCCTGGCCTTTG
The genomic region above belongs to Thermodesulfobacteriota bacterium and contains:
- a CDS encoding YihY/virulence factor BrkB family protein, producing the protein MSEAQPAGAAPGHEAGAGLGARLGRLWQDGLAWLWQPRRPRESELAFGLRALLRIGHITILESDRNRISLRASALTFTVLLALVPTLALTTAVLKGFGAGDQMRQAAYRLIDQFEAGPLVLAPQAAAPEPDAGAPGAPSFGGHLRQAVDQIFAYVDRTNFATLGAFGIIGLLMAAISVLSTIERAMNTIWRADSGRPLGRRLMDYLALMILLPVAVNVAFAAEATLQSQSLLSRLQAVLPLELVTGLLLKLLPVLAVVGTFTILYRFVPNSRVRFLPALAGGACGGVGWLAVQGLYVSLQVGVARYNAIYGSFATLPLFLVWMHLGWVIFLTGAEVAFAVQAWPDYQHHEEPLSPLGRLGLAFAILSLAQAEHAQRRVLLRATLGPRLGPLPPHAAAEVLEALQAGGFLRRVAENGDGFVPAAPNGMIDAAEVVDHILARGASGPLPPLAQDVMAGARAAVSGRSLSGEPSEAAGPDLRPATLADLASRKPRP